A genomic segment from Bacillus cereus G9842 encodes:
- a CDS encoding DUF4870 domain-containing protein — translation MNGNKILAALSYFSVLFAPILFPIIVWIVGDAKTKPHAKRALWTHIIPSIATFIGLTILGIMGIGSDQPDVTLGIGAMIVLAICGIISLYYFIWNIVKGIKVLKA, via the coding sequence ATGAACGGAAATAAAATATTAGCTGCGTTATCATACTTTAGTGTACTATTTGCCCCTATCTTATTCCCTATTATCGTTTGGATTGTAGGAGACGCTAAAACAAAGCCACACGCAAAACGTGCTCTATGGACACACATCATTCCAAGTATCGCTACATTTATCGGCTTAACCATTTTAGGAATTATGGGCATAGGATCTGACCAACCAGATGTAACACTTGGAATTGGAGCAATGATTGTCTTAGCTATTTGCGGAATCATCAGCTTATACTACTTCATCTGGAACATTGTAAAAGGAATTAAAGTACTGAAAGCTTAA
- a CDS encoding metal-binding protein has protein sequence MPSGRTHTKINLISLPVVLFLLFSYGLTNFDFLLTFAIGFLVGTTFLTPDLDTYSNAYNKWGFLRIFWYPYKKVMPHRSFFTHTIILGDVIRIAYMLIVFSPFLFLLNVIALDGNLIEIAKKHEVEIVTFLMGIVVASTLHIIADKVNTRRKKMMRKKKKRRR, from the coding sequence ATGCCATCAGGAAGAACGCATACGAAAATAAACTTAATATCCCTTCCGGTTGTTTTGTTTTTGCTCTTTTCGTATGGATTAACAAATTTTGATTTTTTATTAACTTTTGCAATTGGTTTTTTAGTAGGTACTACATTTTTAACACCAGATTTAGATACGTACAGTAATGCTTATAACAAATGGGGTTTCTTACGTATATTTTGGTATCCTTATAAGAAAGTAATGCCACATCGATCTTTCTTTACGCATACGATTATACTTGGTGATGTGATTCGTATTGCGTACATGTTAATCGTCTTTTCTCCATTTTTATTCCTATTAAATGTAATCGCACTGGATGGTAATTTAATAGAAATTGCGAAGAAACATGAGGTTGAAATTGTAACGTTCTTAATGGGAATTGTTGTGGCAAGTACGCTCCACATTATAGCGGATAAGGTGAATACGCGCCGAAAGAAAATGATGAGAAAAAAGAAGAAACGCAGAAGATAA
- a CDS encoding YkvA family protein has translation MKQKFSVEAFWKKVKHVAKQAGQSVIYTSLLLFYVLQRPDVPKRVKIIVIGALAYFIAPIDAIPDFIAGIGYTDDLGALTAALIQVSLYVNEDVKDKARVKLAEWFGSDIDTTFIDQKLGQ, from the coding sequence ATGAAACAAAAATTTTCAGTTGAAGCGTTTTGGAAGAAAGTAAAACATGTTGCAAAGCAAGCAGGGCAGTCGGTCATTTATACAAGTTTATTACTGTTTTACGTTTTGCAAAGACCCGATGTTCCAAAACGAGTGAAAATTATTGTAATTGGAGCACTTGCTTATTTTATTGCACCGATTGATGCGATTCCAGATTTCATTGCTGGAATTGGCTATACGGATGATTTAGGGGCGTTAACGGCCGCACTAATACAGGTGTCGTTATACGTCAATGAAGATGTGAAAGATAAGGCACGAGTGAAGTTGGCAGAATGGTTTGGTTCGGATATAGACACAACATTTATCGATCAGAAATTAGGTCAATAG
- a CDS encoding LTA synthase family protein → MKETLKSQFQNVRFTVFVALALWLKTYIITRTSFDLKLESFMQEFILFLSPLAASLLLVGLALFAKGKKRNYIALGINFVLTIVLVGNVMFYGFYNDFVTLPVLGQTSNFGSLGSSVKELFNYKIILAFADIIVFFVLLKKMKNFAPTERVARPMRSLYFVSTVAIFFANLGLAEAERPELLTRSFDRVMLVKNLGLYVHQVYDLGLQAKSSSQKAFADGSKLQETENYVKTTQSKPDPNMFGTAKGKNVIVVSLESLQTFLIGATVNGQEVTPFLNQFTKESYYFDNFFHQTGQGKTSDAEFLVDTSLYPLDRGAVFFTHGNNEYTATPEILRQQGYHTSVFHANNATFWNRNIMYPALGYDRYYNELDYKITPETKLNWGLKDIEYFDQSIDMLKEVKQPFYTRFLTLTNHYPFTYDDSTKLIDEYNSGDGVFDRYMVTARYLDEAMKHFIERLKAEGIYDNSVIVFYGDHYGISENHNRAMAQFLGKEEITAFDHMNLQKTPMFIHVPGQKEGKTISKPTGEIDIKPTILNLLGVDSTNDVRFGHDVFSPDNKGFVVLRDGSFITDKYMYTNSTFYDRATGEVVQLPKEESQPLIDRAQNELHMSDKIIEGDLLRFSESNKIKTGEVKTAIKEEKKSAE, encoded by the coding sequence ATGAAAGAAACCTTGAAATCGCAATTTCAAAATGTGCGTTTCACTGTATTCGTAGCTTTAGCCTTATGGCTGAAAACTTACATTATTACACGCACAAGCTTTGATTTAAAACTTGAATCTTTCATGCAAGAATTCATTTTATTCCTTAGCCCATTAGCAGCATCATTACTGCTTGTTGGTCTTGCATTATTTGCAAAAGGGAAAAAACGTAACTATATAGCACTTGGAATTAACTTTGTCTTAACAATCGTTCTTGTTGGTAACGTAATGTTCTACGGATTCTACAATGACTTCGTTACTTTACCAGTACTCGGACAAACATCTAACTTCGGAAGTTTAGGTTCTAGTGTGAAAGAATTATTTAACTACAAAATTATTCTTGCATTCGCAGACATTATCGTATTCTTCGTTCTATTGAAGAAAATGAAAAACTTTGCACCTACAGAGCGTGTAGCACGCCCGATGCGTTCTCTATACTTCGTATCAACAGTTGCTATTTTCTTCGCAAACTTAGGACTTGCAGAAGCTGAACGCCCAGAACTATTAACACGTTCATTCGACCGCGTTATGCTTGTTAAAAACTTAGGATTATATGTACACCAAGTATACGATCTTGGCTTACAAGCGAAATCAAGTTCACAAAAAGCATTCGCTGACGGTAGTAAATTACAAGAAACAGAAAACTACGTGAAAACAACACAAAGTAAACCAGATCCAAATATGTTCGGTACTGCAAAAGGGAAAAACGTAATTGTTGTCTCTCTTGAGTCATTACAAACATTCTTAATTGGCGCAACAGTTAACGGACAAGAAGTTACACCGTTCTTAAACCAATTTACGAAAGAAAGTTATTACTTTGATAACTTCTTCCATCAAACTGGGCAAGGTAAAACATCTGATGCTGAATTCCTAGTAGATACTTCTTTATATCCACTAGACCGCGGTGCTGTATTCTTCACACACGGTAACAATGAATATACAGCAACTCCAGAAATTTTACGTCAGCAAGGGTATCACACGTCGGTATTCCACGCAAACAACGCAACATTCTGGAACCGTAACATTATGTATCCAGCACTTGGTTATGATCGTTACTACAACGAGCTTGATTACAAGATTACGCCGGAAACAAAATTAAACTGGGGATTAAAAGATATCGAATACTTCGATCAATCTATTGATATGTTGAAAGAAGTGAAGCAACCATTCTATACTCGCTTCCTTACTTTAACGAATCATTACCCATTCACTTACGATGACAGTACAAAATTAATCGACGAATATAATTCTGGTGATGGAGTATTTGACCGTTACATGGTAACTGCTCGTTACTTAGACGAAGCAATGAAACACTTTATTGAGCGTCTAAAAGCAGAAGGTATTTACGACAACTCAGTAATCGTATTCTACGGTGACCACTACGGTATTTCTGAAAACCATAACCGTGCAATGGCACAGTTCTTAGGAAAAGAAGAAATCACTGCATTTGACCATATGAACTTACAAAAAACACCGATGTTTATTCACGTTCCAGGTCAAAAAGAAGGTAAAACAATTTCGAAACCAACTGGTGAAATTGATATTAAACCAACTATTCTAAACTTACTTGGTGTAGATTCTACAAATGACGTTCGATTCGGTCATGATGTATTCTCACCTGATAATAAAGGATTTGTTGTTCTTCGTGACGGTAGCTTCATTACAGATAAATACATGTACACAAACAGTACATTCTACGACCGTGCTACTGGCGAAGTTGTACAATTACCGAAAGAAGAATCTCAACCACTAATTGATCGTGCCCAAAATGAATTGCACATGTCTGATAAAATCATTGAAGGTGACTTACTTCGCTTCTCTGAAAGTAATAAGATCAAAACTGGTGAAGTAAAAACAGCTATTAAAGAAGAAAAGAAGAGCGCTGAGTAA
- a CDS encoding D-amino-acid transaminase, translated as MGRKLAYEKFVLWNDEVIDTTKQQTYIELEERGLQFGDGVYEVIRLYKGNFHLLDPHITRLYRSMEEVELSLPFSKAELITLLYKLIERNHFHEDGTIYLQVSRGVQARTHVFSYDTPPTIYAYITKKERPALWIEYGIRAISEPDTRWLRCDIKSLNLLPNVLAATKAERKGCKEALLIRNGIVTEGSHSNFFLIKNRTLYTHPANHLILNGIIRQYVLSLANTLHIPVQEELFSVRDVYQADECFFTGTTIEILPMTHLDGTAIQDGQVGPITKKLQKSFNQILLQSNMASS; from the coding sequence ATGGGACGGAAATTGGCATACGAAAAATTTGTACTTTGGAATGATGAAGTTATTGATACAACAAAACAACAAACGTACATAGAACTTGAAGAAAGAGGTTTGCAATTCGGAGATGGTGTCTACGAGGTTATTCGCCTATATAAAGGGAATTTTCACTTATTAGATCCGCACATAACAAGATTATATCGATCCATGGAAGAAGTAGAATTATCGCTCCCTTTCTCAAAAGCTGAACTCATCACTTTACTTTACAAATTAATTGAACGAAACCATTTCCACGAAGATGGCACAATTTATTTGCAAGTATCTCGCGGTGTACAAGCTCGCACACATGTATTTTCATATGACACCCCTCCGACAATTTATGCCTATATTACAAAAAAAGAAAGACCAGCATTATGGATTGAATATGGTATACGCGCTATATCAGAACCCGATACTCGATGGCTACGCTGTGACATTAAATCATTAAATTTATTACCAAACGTACTAGCTGCTACGAAAGCTGAACGTAAAGGCTGTAAAGAGGCACTTCTCATAAGGAATGGTATCGTAACGGAAGGAAGCCATTCCAACTTCTTTTTAATTAAAAACAGAACTCTTTACACACATCCAGCCAATCACCTTATTCTAAATGGCATTATTCGTCAATATGTCCTTTCTTTAGCGAATACTCTTCACATTCCTGTACAGGAAGAACTTTTCAGCGTTCGTGACGTTTATCAAGCAGATGAATGCTTTTTTACAGGCACAACGATTGAAATTTTACCAATGACCCACCTTGATGGAACCGCGATTCAAGATGGGCAAGTTGGGCCTATCACCAAAAAACTGCAAAAATCTTTTAATCAAATCTTGTTACAATCCAATATGGCATCTTCTTAA
- a CDS encoding C40 family peptidase, giving the protein MKKYLAGLAAVSVAGGAAPTLDSVQAAPEQNTQKAATTVQASASNDSSYKVNASVLHVRAGSSTSHDIISRVYNGQSLNVIGEENGWFKININGKTGFVSGEFVLKSGATNNNVSTGGNNKVTADVLRVRTAPNTSSSVSGRVYAGQTLNVIGQENGWVKINHNGQVGYVSGEFVSGVSSNAGSSNNNTNNNNNNQEVKPASGNYTVNVSSLRVRTGPSTSHTTVGSVTKGQVVQVVGEVQDWFKINYAGQTAYISKDYVTKGGSNENVTEGNKQEQNNNNGTIQTGGSYVVNATSLRVRTGPAAYHSVIGGVLNGTTLNVVGSENGWFKVNYQGKTGFVSSEFVKFVKGGTTTPEQPKQPEKPNQGAIGDYYINASALNVRSGEGTNYRIIGALPQGQKVQVISENSGWSKINYNGQTGYIGTRYLSKTPVGGAVDNKPNNNQNNNQNNNNNNNNNTGNNSGDSSSVLAYAKSMQGVPYVWGGTSANGVDCSGYIYHVFKKSGHNISRQSVAGYWSSLPKTSSPQPGDLIYFQNTYKSGPSHMGIYLGGGSFIQAGDKGVAIASLSNSYWKSHFLGYTKAP; this is encoded by the coding sequence ATGAAAAAGTATCTTGCCGGTCTTGCGGCAGTGTCTGTAGCAGGAGGAGCAGCACCTACACTTGATAGTGTTCAAGCTGCACCTGAACAAAATACACAAAAAGCTGCTACAACTGTCCAAGCTTCTGCATCAAACGACTCATCTTATAAGGTAAACGCGAGCGTATTACATGTTCGTGCGGGATCAAGCACTTCTCACGACATCATCTCACGCGTTTATAACGGTCAATCACTAAACGTGATTGGCGAAGAAAATGGTTGGTTCAAAATTAACATTAACGGAAAAACAGGCTTTGTTAGTGGCGAATTTGTATTAAAAAGTGGAGCAACAAACAACAATGTAAGCACAGGCGGAAACAATAAAGTTACTGCTGATGTATTACGTGTACGTACAGCTCCTAACACTTCTAGTTCTGTTTCTGGACGTGTATATGCAGGACAAACATTAAACGTAATTGGACAAGAAAATGGTTGGGTGAAAATTAACCATAATGGACAAGTAGGTTATGTAAGTGGCGAATTCGTATCTGGCGTTTCTTCTAATGCGGGTTCTTCAAACAACAATACGAATAATAACAATAACAACCAAGAAGTAAAACCAGCAAGCGGAAACTATACAGTAAATGTATCTTCCCTTCGTGTTCGTACAGGTCCTAGTACTTCTCACACAACTGTAGGTTCTGTTACAAAAGGACAAGTAGTACAAGTTGTTGGCGAAGTTCAAGATTGGTTCAAAATCAATTACGCAGGACAAACTGCTTATATAAGCAAAGACTACGTAACAAAAGGCGGTTCTAACGAAAACGTTACAGAAGGCAACAAACAAGAGCAAAACAATAATAATGGAACTATTCAAACTGGCGGTTCTTACGTGGTTAACGCTACATCTTTACGTGTTCGTACAGGCCCTGCTGCTTACCATAGTGTAATTGGTGGTGTTTTAAACGGTACAACATTAAACGTAGTTGGATCTGAAAACGGTTGGTTTAAAGTAAATTACCAAGGAAAAACAGGCTTTGTTAGTAGCGAATTTGTAAAATTCGTTAAAGGTGGTACTACTACTCCTGAGCAACCAAAACAACCTGAAAAACCTAACCAAGGTGCAATTGGCGACTACTACATTAATGCTTCTGCACTAAATGTACGTAGCGGCGAAGGTACAAATTATAGAATCATAGGTGCACTTCCACAAGGACAGAAGGTTCAAGTAATCTCTGAAAACTCTGGATGGAGCAAAATTAACTACAACGGTCAAACTGGTTATATCGGAACACGTTACCTATCTAAAACACCAGTTGGAGGCGCAGTAGATAATAAGCCTAACAATAACCAAAATAACAATCAAAACAATAACAACAACAACAATAATAATACAGGCAATAATAGTGGCGACAGTTCTTCCGTACTTGCATATGCAAAATCAATGCAAGGTGTACCATACGTTTGGGGCGGAACTTCTGCTAACGGCGTAGACTGCAGTGGCTACATCTACCATGTATTTAAGAAATCTGGTCATAACATTAGCCGTCAAAGTGTTGCGGGATATTGGAGTAGCCTACCAAAAACTTCAAGTCCACAACCTGGTGACTTAATTTATTTCCAAAACACTTATAAATCTGGTCCTTCTCACATGGGTATTTACCTTGGGGGCGGATCATTTATCCAAGCTGGAGATAAAGGTGTAGCAATCGCTTCATTAAGTAACTCTTATTGGAAGAGCCACTTCTTAGGATACACGAAAGCACCTTAA
- a CDS encoding NupC/NupG family nucleoside CNT transporter, protein MNLLWGIGGVIGVLAIAFLLSSNRKAINWRTILIALALQMSFSFIVLRWDAGKAGLKHAADGVQGLINFSYEGIKFVAGDLVNAKGPWGFVFFIQALLPIVFISSLVAILYHFGIMQKFVSVVGGALSKLLGTSKAESLNSVTTVFLGQTEAPILIKPYLARLTNSEFFTIMVSGMTAVAGSVLVGYAAMGIPLEHLLAAAIMAAPSSLLIAKLIMPETEKVDNNVELSTEREDANVIDAAARGASEGMQLVINVAAMLMAFIALIALLNGLLGLVGSLFHIKLSLDLIFGYLLSPFAILIGVSPGEAVQAASFIGQKLAINEFVAYANLGPHMAEFSDKTNLILTFAICGFANFSSIAIQLGVTGTLAPTRRKQIAQLGIKAVIAGTLANFLNAAVAGMMFL, encoded by the coding sequence ATGAATCTTTTATGGGGAATTGGCGGCGTGATTGGAGTATTAGCAATTGCTTTCTTACTATCTTCCAACCGCAAAGCTATTAATTGGCGCACAATTTTAATTGCGCTAGCATTACAAATGTCATTTTCATTTATCGTATTACGATGGGATGCTGGTAAAGCAGGTTTAAAACACGCTGCTGACGGTGTTCAAGGATTAATTAATTTTTCTTACGAGGGAATTAAGTTCGTTGCTGGGGATTTAGTCAACGCAAAAGGACCTTGGGGATTTGTATTCTTTATTCAAGCACTACTTCCAATCGTATTTATTAGTTCATTAGTAGCAATCTTATATCATTTCGGTATTATGCAGAAATTTGTTAGCGTCGTTGGTGGTGCATTAAGTAAACTTCTTGGAACTTCTAAAGCAGAAAGCTTAAACTCAGTAACGACTGTATTTTTAGGACAAACTGAAGCTCCAATCTTAATTAAACCTTACTTAGCACGCTTAACAAATAGTGAATTCTTCACTATTATGGTAAGCGGTATGACAGCTGTTGCCGGATCAGTTCTTGTCGGCTATGCAGCAATGGGTATTCCGTTAGAGCACTTATTAGCAGCTGCAATTATGGCAGCTCCATCAAGCTTATTAATTGCGAAACTAATCATGCCAGAGACAGAAAAAGTAGATAATAACGTTGAACTTTCTACAGAACGTGAAGACGCAAACGTTATCGACGCAGCTGCACGTGGTGCATCTGAAGGTATGCAACTTGTTATTAACGTAGCAGCAATGTTAATGGCTTTCATTGCATTAATCGCTTTATTAAATGGTCTATTAGGATTAGTTGGGTCTTTATTCCATATTAAACTTAGCCTTGATTTAATCTTCGGTTACTTATTATCACCATTTGCAATCTTAATCGGGGTTTCTCCAGGTGAAGCTGTACAAGCAGCAAGCTTTATCGGTCAAAAACTTGCAATCAACGAATTCGTTGCATACGCAAACTTAGGACCACATATGGCAGAGTTCTCTGACAAAACAAATCTAATTTTAACATTCGCAATCTGTGGATTCGCAAACTTCTCTTCTATTGCAATTCAATTAGGTGTAACAGGAACGCTAGCTCCTACTCGCCGTAAACAAATTGCACAATTAGGGATTAAAGCAGTTATCGCTGGTACATTAGCTAACTTCTTAAATGCAGCAGTTGCAGGTATGATGTTCCTATAA
- a CDS encoding diguanylate cyclase, giving the protein MKDKFYKILSMWILQIVFYFTTVHVTNYEHALIFTIIYVIVNVLFLFLADKTAFIFFILGTIISVFYLFYQAWLHLWSTSDQWQYMITHFLMVANFFIVYITTHLLKKVIHENKTLTERVRTLEQYIGESKLLTRQEFERRQALLTTAMNRRNETGVIVYFDFTSFSKYTKESVMDRVASLLVETVRNDFDLAAEYDESTLVILLQNTNEAGADIVMNRLQPKLEKWLAAEAIQDIKISREQIGNKGQTLL; this is encoded by the coding sequence GTGAAAGATAAGTTCTATAAAATCCTCTCTATGTGGATTCTACAAATTGTATTTTATTTTACTACTGTACATGTGACGAATTATGAGCATGCGCTCATTTTTACAATAATATACGTAATCGTAAATGTACTATTCTTATTTTTAGCTGATAAAACAGCATTTATTTTCTTCATACTAGGAACCATTATTTCCGTATTTTATTTATTTTATCAAGCATGGCTTCATTTATGGAGTACATCAGATCAATGGCAATATATGATTACCCACTTCCTGATGGTAGCTAACTTCTTCATTGTATATATAACAACTCACCTATTGAAAAAAGTGATTCATGAAAATAAAACTTTAACTGAGCGTGTGAGAACGTTGGAACAATATATTGGAGAATCAAAATTATTAACTAGACAAGAATTCGAGAGACGCCAAGCGTTATTAACGACTGCAATGAATCGTCGTAATGAAACAGGCGTTATCGTTTACTTTGATTTCACTTCCTTTAGTAAATATACGAAGGAAAGTGTTATGGATCGTGTAGCTTCCTTATTAGTTGAAACGGTAAGGAATGATTTTGACCTTGCTGCTGAATATGATGAGAGTACATTAGTTATTTTATTACAGAACACAAATGAGGCTGGTGCAGATATAGTAATGAACCGTCTACAGCCAAAATTAGAAAAATGGCTTGCAGCTGAAGCAATCCAAGATATAAAAATTTCACGCGAGCAAATTGGAAACAAAGGACAGACATTGTTATGA
- the ltrA gene encoding group II intron reverse transcriptase/maturase, with the protein MRSPKIVLENLASHSKKAGYKYKKLYRNLYNPLFFLEAYQNIYASEGNMTAGTDGKTIDGMSERRISELIDKLRDYSYQPKPVRRVYIPKKNGKKRPLGIPSVEDKLVQEVIKNLLESIYEPTFSKLSHGFRPEKSCHTALFQVKSTFTGSRWFIEGDIEGFFDNINHHILIHTLRKRIDDEQFIALIWKFLRAGYLEDWKFHKTFSGTPQGGILSPLLANIYLNELDNFMNQYKSTFDVGKIRRTNPTYSKIQHQINKAKKKLREAKEKDEVREKELTNKIRELLAEREHTPQGYPMDENYKRIQYVRYADDFLIGVIGSKEDANRAKKDIANFLKSKLKLTLSEEKTLITNTRNKARFLGYDVKVGRDFHSKRRSDGIKTRAFSLKCELYMPTDLVYSRLFKKGVIKINQKTGQWKPIHRPELIKLVPLEILRNYNAQIRGTYQYYQLAVNVCHLNSYKYLLEYSMYKTLANKYRTTLGKAKQKFMVNGIFQVSYKIKSGKKTEVLYDKGFRRNKAPITKKDIEKLPSEVSYQSRTSLIQRLMANQCEWCKAEEGSMEVHHVRKLKNLKGKKKWERQMIARNRKTMILCRKCHRDLHNGKLD; encoded by the coding sequence TTGCGAAGCCCAAAAATCGTATTAGAAAATCTAGCATCTCACAGTAAGAAAGCAGGGTACAAATACAAGAAATTATATCGAAATCTGTACAATCCATTATTTTTCCTTGAAGCCTACCAAAACATATACGCTAGCGAAGGAAATATGACTGCTGGAACAGATGGAAAAACCATTGACGGAATGTCTGAAAGAAGAATCTCGGAATTAATTGATAAATTAAGAGATTATTCGTATCAGCCAAAACCAGTAAGAAGAGTTTATATTCCAAAGAAAAATGGAAAAAAGCGTCCGTTAGGCATACCTTCCGTAGAAGATAAGTTAGTCCAAGAAGTCATAAAAAACCTACTAGAATCTATCTATGAACCGACTTTTAGTAAGTTATCTCATGGTTTCCGCCCTGAAAAGAGCTGCCATACAGCTTTATTTCAGGTGAAAAGCACGTTTACTGGGAGTAGATGGTTTATTGAGGGCGATATTGAAGGTTTTTTTGACAATATTAATCATCATATCCTTATCCATACTCTAAGGAAGAGGATAGATGATGAACAATTTATTGCGCTTATATGGAAGTTTCTTAGAGCCGGTTACTTAGAAGACTGGAAGTTCCATAAGACGTTTAGTGGTACACCGCAAGGTGGTATACTTAGCCCTTTATTAGCGAATATTTATTTAAATGAATTAGATAATTTTATGAATCAGTATAAGTCAACTTTTGATGTAGGAAAGATTAGAAGGACAAATCCAACCTACTCTAAAATCCAACATCAGATAAATAAGGCTAAGAAGAAACTAAGGGAAGCTAAAGAAAAAGATGAAGTACGAGAAAAAGAGCTGACTAATAAAATACGTGAGTTATTAGCTGAAAGAGAACACACGCCCCAAGGATATCCAATGGATGAGAATTATAAACGAATTCAATATGTGAGATACGCCGATGATTTTTTAATTGGAGTTATTGGGAGTAAGGAAGATGCGAATAGAGCAAAGAAAGACATCGCTAATTTCTTGAAATCTAAACTTAAGCTAACGTTATCCGAGGAGAAAACACTTATAACAAACACAAGAAATAAAGCTAGATTTTTAGGCTACGACGTTAAAGTTGGACGAGATTTCCATTCCAAACGACGAAGTGATGGAATAAAAACAAGAGCATTCTCACTAAAGTGTGAACTATATATGCCTACTGATCTTGTTTATAGTCGCCTATTTAAAAAAGGGGTAATAAAAATCAACCAAAAGACAGGTCAATGGAAACCAATTCACCGTCCAGAGTTAATTAAATTAGTGCCTCTTGAGATTTTAAGGAACTATAACGCTCAAATACGTGGAACCTATCAATATTATCAACTGGCAGTGAATGTGTGCCATTTAAACAGTTATAAGTATCTCCTGGAGTACTCTATGTATAAAACCTTAGCAAATAAGTACCGTACTACCTTAGGAAAAGCTAAACAAAAATTTATGGTGAATGGAATATTCCAAGTCAGTTATAAGATAAAGTCCGGCAAGAAAACGGAAGTGCTTTATGATAAGGGATTTCGTAGGAATAAAGCTCCTATAACTAAAAAGGATATAGAAAAACTTCCTTCGGAAGTATCCTACCAATCCCGAACATCGCTTATTCAAAGGTTGATGGCTAATCAATGTGAATGGTGTAAGGCTGAAGAAGGCTCAATGGAAGTTCATCATGTTCGAAAGTTAAAGAACCTTAAAGGGAAAAAGAAATGGGAAAGACAGATGATAGCAAGGAACCGTAAAACAATGATACTTTGTCGAAAGTGTCATCGTGACCTGCATAACGGGAAGCTAGACTGA